One Halobacterium sp. DL1 DNA window includes the following coding sequences:
- a CDS encoding sulfatase, with protein MAVQPNVVVVVADTTRVDDAYDAQVAPTLADLADSGTRATRAFSAAPWTLPSHASLLTGTHTSKHGAHAGHERLDDQLPMLSECFQDAGYETVCVTSNTWLSAESGFDRGFDEFQQMWQVVQSGNALGGLVEETEESRVRAVARELFDGNPLANVANVLYRYLVRDRTDDGAARSTEWIENWLADREAEDPFFLLVNYLEPHLKYRPPRRLAEQFLPANATYEEAMEVRQEPWEYLAGNLTLSDSEFQLLRGLYRAEVAYVDEQLAALRSALRDAGELEDTIFVVTSDHGENIGDHGLMDHQYCLYDTLVHVPLVLDGGSFSGEGELTNLVSLVDLAPTLLDEAGIDAPAARESFQGVSVHPDADSEPREFVVSEYAEPQPSMEALERNVEDLPEHVYQYDRSLRAIRTEEYKFVRGSDGLRELYDLAADAGENDDIADAEPAVADDLESTLDEWLASFEHADTDESVTISDDRKDRLEQLGYLQ; from the coding sequence ATGGCCGTACAGCCAAACGTCGTGGTAGTGGTCGCGGACACGACGCGTGTCGACGACGCCTACGATGCACAGGTCGCGCCGACGCTCGCCGACCTCGCCGACTCCGGGACACGTGCGACCCGGGCGTTCTCCGCGGCGCCGTGGACGCTCCCGTCCCACGCGTCGCTTCTGACCGGGACGCACACGTCGAAACACGGCGCGCACGCCGGTCACGAACGACTCGACGACCAGCTCCCGATGCTGTCGGAGTGTTTCCAGGACGCCGGCTACGAGACGGTCTGCGTCACGAGCAACACGTGGCTGAGCGCCGAGTCCGGCTTCGACCGCGGGTTCGACGAGTTCCAGCAGATGTGGCAGGTCGTCCAGTCCGGGAACGCGCTCGGCGGACTCGTCGAGGAGACCGAGGAGAGCCGCGTCCGCGCGGTCGCCCGGGAGCTGTTCGACGGCAACCCGCTCGCGAACGTCGCGAACGTCCTCTACCGCTACCTCGTCCGCGACCGGACCGACGACGGCGCGGCCCGCAGCACCGAGTGGATCGAGAACTGGCTGGCCGACCGCGAGGCCGAGGACCCCTTTTTCCTGCTCGTGAACTACCTCGAACCCCACCTGAAGTACCGGCCACCGCGGCGCCTCGCCGAGCAGTTCCTCCCCGCGAACGCGACCTACGAGGAGGCGATGGAGGTCCGCCAGGAACCCTGGGAGTATCTCGCAGGCAACCTCACGCTCTCGGACTCCGAGTTCCAGCTCCTCCGCGGGCTCTACCGCGCGGAGGTCGCGTACGTCGACGAACAGCTAGCGGCGCTCAGGAGTGCGCTGCGGGACGCCGGAGAGCTCGAGGACACCATCTTCGTGGTCACTTCCGACCACGGTGAGAACATCGGCGACCACGGCCTGATGGACCACCAGTACTGCCTCTACGACACGCTGGTCCACGTCCCACTCGTGCTCGACGGCGGGAGCTTCAGCGGCGAGGGCGAACTCACGAACCTGGTCAGCCTGGTGGACCTCGCGCCGACGCTGCTCGACGAGGCGGGCATCGACGCGCCGGCGGCCCGCGAGTCCTTCCAGGGCGTCTCCGTCCACCCGGACGCCGACAGCGAACCACGCGAGTTCGTCGTCAGCGAGTACGCGGAGCCCCAGCCGTCGATGGAGGCGCTCGAACGCAACGTCGAGGACCTGCCAGAGCACGTCTACCAGTACGACCGGTCGCTGCGGGCTATCCGGACGGAGGAGTACAAGTTCGTCCGCGGCTCCGACGGCCTGCGTGAGCTGTACGACCTGGCCGCCGACGCCGGGGAGAACGACGACATAGCGGACGCGGAGCCGGCGGTCGCCGACGACCTGGAGTCGACGCTCGACGAGTGGCTGGCGTCCTTCGAGCACGCGGACACCGACGAGTCGGTGACCATCTCCGACGACCGGAAGGACCGCCTCGAACAGCTCGGCTACCTCCAGTGA
- a CDS encoding transcriptional regulator, giving the protein MNESENVGEAVEVLQQLGLKEYEARCFVGLSRLHAGTAKQLSEMTEVPRTRVYDAVRVLEAQGLVEVQHSSPQQFRAVPLDEAEETLRDQYESRVDRLHDALANIDVVAEDDDSTVQEVWAMRGRDGIENRTNELVRGAYGEVVLVLGDETLLTDDLVDTLNDVDDDVELVVGALTGSLEDKIQDAVPGATTFISGLEWLHGAKDLEDDTAIGRLLLVDRSTILVSSIMPETKEEQAIFGEGFGNGLVVVARRLMAQGLLTARDPGQ; this is encoded by the coding sequence ATGAACGAATCTGAAAACGTGGGAGAAGCCGTCGAGGTTCTCCAGCAACTCGGCCTGAAGGAGTACGAGGCGCGATGTTTCGTCGGACTCTCCCGCCTTCACGCAGGAACAGCGAAGCAACTGAGCGAGATGACAGAGGTGCCGCGAACGCGGGTGTACGACGCAGTCCGGGTGCTCGAGGCACAGGGCCTCGTCGAGGTGCAACACTCGAGCCCCCAGCAGTTCCGTGCCGTTCCGCTCGACGAGGCCGAGGAGACGCTCAGAGACCAGTACGAGTCCCGCGTCGACCGACTCCACGACGCCCTCGCGAACATCGACGTCGTCGCCGAGGACGACGACTCGACCGTCCAGGAGGTGTGGGCGATGCGGGGACGGGACGGCATCGAGAACAGGACGAACGAACTCGTTCGGGGGGCGTACGGCGAGGTCGTACTGGTGCTCGGCGACGAGACACTGCTCACCGACGACCTCGTCGACACGCTCAACGACGTCGACGACGATGTCGAACTGGTCGTCGGTGCGTTGACTGGCTCGCTCGAGGACAAAATTCAGGACGCCGTTCCCGGCGCGACGACGTTCATCTCCGGCCTGGAGTGGTTGCACGGTGCGAAGGACCTGGAGGACGACACCGCTATCGGCCGGCTGCTGCTGGTCGACCGGTCGACGATCCTCGTGAGTTCGATCATGCCAGAGACCAAGGAGGAACAGGCGATATTCGGCGAGGGGTTCGGGAACGGTCTGGTCGTGGTGGCGCGCCGTCTCATGGCCCAGGGGCTACTGACCGCTCGCGACCCCGGACAGTGA
- a CDS encoding integrase, protein MTSLPPKVEALHNRIKKSEVLPQDDKDALLQFSDELGAHNYSTGRRVKLLQHCTMMAGDSEKYSPDQLPEPDLVDMIGDTETEKKKAKRYVSWINGNYDSEESKRDHRVALRMFGGHITRGDPEDEKPYSVEWISADLPDDYDPIPDKTKMWWWDEHILPVLNNAKYARNKAAVAVDWDSGTRSGEFRSMKVGDVGDHKYGKEITVNGRQGQRSVTLITSVPYLQRWLEVHPKGDDPEAPLWCDLDTGREVSYKMKQKMLRKPVERAVKNGDLKKPSKMGFTRMRKSSASYLARKNVSQHHLERHHGWVENSDEARRYIIVFAEDTAREVARAHGMDVSADEIADIGPVECPRCQRETPRDKVQCMWCGQALSPKGVEKIEERRERLFDSALEAEEDMKDRLKSVQSELEELRALGLEV, encoded by the coding sequence ATGACAAGCTTGCCGCCTAAGGTCGAAGCCCTCCACAACCGGATTAAAAAATCAGAAGTACTGCCACAAGATGACAAAGATGCGCTGTTGCAGTTCTCGGACGAACTCGGTGCTCATAACTATTCAACGGGCAGGCGGGTGAAACTCCTACAGCACTGCACGATGATGGCAGGGGATTCGGAGAAATACAGCCCGGATCAACTTCCCGAGCCAGATCTCGTCGATATGATCGGTGACACGGAGACGGAGAAAAAGAAGGCGAAACGGTACGTCAGCTGGATCAACGGAAACTACGATAGCGAGGAATCAAAACGGGATCACCGAGTCGCACTCCGGATGTTCGGGGGGCACATTACTCGCGGGGATCCTGAAGACGAGAAACCATACAGTGTCGAATGGATCTCGGCCGATCTCCCGGATGACTATGATCCAATTCCAGACAAGACGAAAATGTGGTGGTGGGATGAACACATTCTCCCGGTCCTGAATAACGCGAAGTATGCCAGAAACAAGGCGGCGGTCGCAGTTGATTGGGACTCTGGAACTCGCTCGGGTGAATTCCGGTCGATGAAAGTTGGTGACGTCGGGGACCACAAATACGGGAAAGAAATCACAGTCAACGGTCGGCAGGGGCAACGGTCAGTCACCCTTATCACATCCGTTCCGTACCTCCAACGCTGGTTAGAGGTTCACCCAAAAGGAGATGATCCAGAAGCGCCGCTCTGGTGCGACCTGGATACCGGACGCGAGGTGAGTTACAAGATGAAGCAGAAAATGCTCCGAAAGCCTGTTGAGCGAGCAGTTAAGAACGGGGATCTGAAGAAGCCGTCAAAGATGGGCTTCACCCGGATGCGAAAATCCTCCGCAAGTTATCTGGCTCGCAAGAACGTGTCCCAACATCACTTGGAGCGCCACCACGGGTGGGTCGAGAACAGTGACGAGGCGCGGCGATACATCATCGTCTTCGCAGAAGACACGGCCCGCGAGGTTGCTCGCGCCCACGGGATGGACGTTTCAGCGGACGAAATCGCTGACATCGGCCCGGTTGAATGTCCTCGCTGTCAACGCGAAACACCGCGAGACAAGGTTCAGTGTATGTGGTGTGGACAGGCGCTGAGTCCCAAGGGTGTCGAGAAGATTGAAGAGCGGCGGGAACGGCTATTCGACTCCGCACTAGAGGCAGAAGAAGACATGAAAGACCGGCTCAAAAGCGTCCAGAGCGAACTCGAAGAACTCCGGGCATTAGGTCTGGAGGTCTAA
- a CDS encoding ATPase gives MERFVDREDELSRLRGCYDSDDADMVVIFGRRRLGKTELVRESLEDRDDAVLYQATETTRQIQLDAFVDVAAESIPGIDRIEGEWESLLGYLADQDAVIVLDEFPYLIDADESLPSVIQRLWDQELRDTGVTLILVGSSISMMEEATLLGNSPLYGRFTEKIDLRQLDFAAARTFFPESYSAEQLFLAWGVFGGTPYYLDGVDMDNDLGTVIQQSLLSRQGFLHDEPEYVLRTELTEPNRYFAILKAIAAGNTTSNEIAQTVGIDGKQISTYTQKLERLRLVEREVPVTEDKTRSRRGRYRILDPLFRFWFRFVYGNEDRYERLGADAYETVIEPDLADFVSRAFETRCQDILPDLYPETMFTDIGRWWYNEYEVDVVGLAADGKMVTGECKFTSAPLDYSALASLEDHTDEIRWSPDGSEVEHEYALFARNGFTDSVREAAADRDDLQLFNLERIVDPGASQ, from the coding sequence ATGGAGCGATTCGTGGATCGGGAGGATGAGCTCAGTCGGCTTCGAGGGTGTTACGATTCTGACGACGCTGACATGGTCGTGATTTTCGGTCGTCGCCGCCTCGGGAAAACCGAACTCGTCCGAGAGTCACTGGAAGACCGCGATGACGCCGTTCTATACCAAGCAACTGAAACAACCCGGCAGATCCAACTGGATGCGTTCGTGGACGTGGCGGCTGAGTCGATTCCGGGGATCGATCGGATTGAGGGCGAGTGGGAGTCGTTGCTCGGGTATCTTGCTGACCAGGATGCAGTCATCGTGCTGGACGAATTCCCGTATCTGATTGACGCTGATGAGAGTCTCCCGTCGGTGATTCAGCGATTGTGGGATCAGGAGTTGCGTGACACTGGTGTGACGCTCATACTCGTGGGGTCCTCGATCAGTATGATGGAGGAGGCGACACTCCTCGGGAACAGTCCGCTGTACGGCCGGTTCACCGAGAAGATTGATCTGCGCCAGCTCGATTTTGCTGCCGCGCGCACGTTCTTCCCCGAGAGCTATTCCGCTGAACAACTGTTCCTCGCGTGGGGTGTGTTTGGTGGGACGCCGTACTATCTGGATGGCGTCGATATGGACAACGATCTTGGAACAGTCATCCAGCAGTCGCTGCTGTCACGGCAGGGGTTCCTGCATGACGAGCCGGAGTACGTGCTTCGTACTGAGCTGACCGAGCCGAACCGGTACTTTGCTATTCTGAAAGCGATTGCGGCCGGGAACACGACATCGAATGAAATCGCGCAAACGGTCGGGATCGATGGCAAGCAAATTTCGACGTACACGCAGAAACTGGAGCGACTGCGACTGGTCGAACGAGAGGTACCGGTGACCGAGGACAAGACCAGGTCACGCCGTGGTCGGTACCGGATTCTCGATCCGTTGTTCCGGTTTTGGTTCCGGTTCGTCTATGGAAACGAAGACCGCTACGAACGGTTAGGTGCTGACGCCTACGAGACGGTCATCGAACCGGATCTGGCGGACTTCGTGAGCAGAGCATTCGAAACCCGCTGTCAGGATATTCTGCCTGACCTGTATCCTGAAACGATGTTTACCGACATCGGCCGCTGGTGGTATAACGAATACGAGGTGGATGTGGTCGGGCTCGCTGCCGACGGGAAGATGGTGACGGGCGAGTGTAAGTTCACGTCCGCGCCTCTCGATTACAGCGCACTCGCCTCGCTTGAAGACCATACTGATGAGATTCGATGGTCGCCTGATGGGAGCGAAGTCGAACACGAGTATGCGCTGTTCGCCCGAAACGGGTTCACGGACTCTGTTCGTGAGGCAGCCGCTGATCGTGACGACCTGCAGTTGTTCAACCTCGAACGGATCGTTGACCCGGGAGCATCGCAGTAG
- a CDS encoding integrase translates to MTNSADSKVRAKVWVTPEQVEALRSACYTAGAEYLQQRNEAITAFAYDTGLRVGELVQVDVSLLRSNNSELYLPTEIQKDYPNENSPPPVTLELADETARLLSAYLTNRWKDTPALFPSRSSNRISEQGVRNMLHKVAEAADVRPYKLDGSRGDAGDVTPHALRHGVAYRMMNEEEDNTLYDVRNRLRHRSIQTTERIYDHLLKV, encoded by the coding sequence ATGACCAATTCTGCAGATTCCAAAGTTCGTGCAAAAGTATGGGTGACACCCGAGCAAGTTGAAGCACTCCGATCCGCCTGTTACACGGCAGGCGCAGAATATCTTCAGCAGCGTAATGAGGCAATCACTGCGTTCGCGTACGATACCGGACTCCGAGTAGGAGAACTTGTCCAGGTTGATGTCTCACTGCTCCGGAGCAACAACTCGGAACTCTACCTGCCAACAGAGATCCAGAAAGACTACCCCAATGAGAACTCGCCACCGCCAGTAACACTCGAACTCGCAGACGAGACCGCCCGTCTGTTATCTGCCTACCTCACCAATCGATGGAAGGACACACCGGCATTGTTCCCCTCTCGATCCTCGAACCGTATCTCCGAACAGGGTGTGCGGAATATGCTTCACAAAGTTGCTGAAGCCGCAGACGTACGCCCCTACAAGCTCGACGGCAGTCGCGGCGATGCCGGTGACGTGACGCCGCACGCGCTTCGACACGGTGTTGCCTATCGGATGATGAACGAAGAAGAGGACAACACGCTTTACGACGTCCGCAATCGGTTACGTCACCGCAGCATCCAGACAACCGAGCGCATCTATGATCATCTACTGAAGGTTTGA
- a CDS encoding HNH endonuclease yields the protein MVEAESQPRKDELSGASTDGDESDVTSPRECNETVNPETRDDVLTEYWHRCQVCGRRGPEKGGLATLHVHHIERDPEGMDEHDMANLTLLCRSCHSWFHQQSTPDDSPVELTEEDQSVLLPQDIEILRYLSENGPTRTGDIVSGLPSDHSVSAVRERLWVLTGLDNLVEGRDRQIVDKDIETGEWGLTDQIESSARGHIPDDPQLLLQRMEDEQVRQALERGCDRSDIIDVLGISRRTTFNKQKRACAYGFPLSAFNRGGRPTDSERSERSSVTADTDTGEADGQQRLDAVPDKDPDSLGRTETWGAADSESEAQSTGVDDRRGSQTASDDVGSEELQAHLQEAIDALRDVNEVL from the coding sequence ATGGTAGAAGCTGAATCACAACCTCGGAAAGATGAATTGAGCGGCGCAAGCACAGACGGTGACGAGTCCGACGTAACCAGTCCTCGTGAATGCAACGAGACGGTGAATCCAGAGACGCGTGATGACGTGTTGACCGAATACTGGCATCGCTGCCAGGTGTGCGGCCGTCGGGGCCCGGAGAAGGGTGGGTTAGCTACTCTGCACGTCCATCACATCGAACGCGACCCTGAGGGGATGGATGAGCACGACATGGCGAACCTGACGCTCCTGTGCCGGTCTTGTCACAGCTGGTTCCACCAGCAGAGCACACCAGATGACTCGCCAGTCGAGCTCACTGAGGAGGATCAGAGTGTGCTGCTTCCGCAGGACATCGAGATTCTACGGTACTTGTCGGAAAATGGCCCGACACGTACTGGTGACATCGTGTCCGGGCTGCCGAGCGATCACTCGGTATCAGCGGTTCGTGAGCGGTTGTGGGTGCTAACAGGGCTCGATAACCTCGTCGAAGGCCGTGACCGGCAGATCGTCGATAAGGACATCGAAACCGGGGAGTGGGGGCTCACCGACCAGATCGAAAGCTCCGCTCGTGGCCATATCCCGGACGACCCCCAACTGTTGTTGCAACGCATGGAAGACGAGCAAGTGAGGCAGGCGCTTGAACGCGGCTGTGATCGCAGCGATATCATCGATGTGCTGGGCATCTCGCGCCGAACCACGTTCAATAAGCAGAAGCGCGCCTGTGCGTACGGTTTCCCATTGTCTGCGTTCAATCGCGGTGGACGGCCGACTGATAGTGAGCGGTCAGAACGGAGTTCCGTTACGGCTGACACGGATACAGGAGAGGCTGATGGGCAGCAGCGGCTTGACGCAGTGCCTGACAAGGATCCTGACTCGCTAGGCAGGACGGAAACGTGGGGTGCGGCCGACTCGGAGTCTGAGGCGCAATCCACGGGTGTGGATGACCGTCGTGGTAGTCAAACCGCGAGTGACGACGTTGGGAGCGAGGAACTACAGGCACATCTCCAGGAAGCAATTGATGCGTTACGGGATGTGAACGAAGTACTGTAG